One genomic window of Solanum stenotomum isolate F172 chromosome 9, ASM1918654v1, whole genome shotgun sequence includes the following:
- the LOC125875814 gene encoding mitogen-activated protein kinase 20-like isoform X2 has product MQPDHRKKSSAEMDFFSEYGDANRYKIQEVIGKGSYGVVCSAIDTHTGEKVAIKKIHDIFEHISDAARILREIKLLRLLRHPDIVEIKHIMLPPSRRDFKDIYVVFELMESDLHQVIKANDDLTREHYQFFLYQLLRALKYIHTANVYHRDLKPKNILANANCKLKICDFGLARVAFNDTPTTIFWTDYVATRWYRAPELCGSFYSKYTPAIDIWSIGCIFAEVLTGKPLFPGKNVVHQLDLMTDLLGTPSMDTISRVRNDKARRYLTSMRKKQPVSFAQKFPNADPLSLKLLERLLAFDPKDRPTAEEALADPYFKGLAKSEREPSCKSISKMEFEFERRRVTKEDLRELIFREILEYHPQLRKDYLNGVERTNFLYPSAVDQFRKQFAHLEENGANGVPVVPMDRKHVSLPRSTVVHSNPNPLKEQPIAANMRDRQNGEESCSRNCRDSEGLASSLTRTLQAQPRNALAKPGKVVGPGLAYDSGNREKYDPRPQVRNAVGPPQIMSSVYNYDRSGVVKQERSVETERGSKPMAPCGMAAKLSPDIAINIDSNPFYMMRAGVTKPDRVDDRITIDTNLLQAKSQYGGIGVAAAAATTGAAHRKVGTVQYGMSRMY; this is encoded by the exons ATGCAGCCTGATCACCGAAAGAAA AGTTCAGCAGAGATGGACTTCTTCTCTGAATATGGTGATGCAAATAGATACAAAATTCAGGAAGTCATAGGGAAAGGAAGCTATGGTGTCGTTTGCTCAGCCATTGACACACACACTGGTGAAAAAGTggcaattaaaaaaattcatgacaTCTTTGAACATATATCTGATGCGGCACGGATCCTCCGGGAGATAAAGCTTTTGCGACTTCTGCGCCATCCCGATATAGTTGAAATCAAGCATATTATGTTGCCACCTTCGAGGAGGgattttaaagatatttatgttgtttttgAGCTCATGGAGTCAGATCTACACCAAGTCATCAAGGCTAATGATGACTTGACTCGGGAACATTATCAGTTTTTCCTTTATCAGTTGCTTCGTGCCTTAAAATATATACACACAG CTAATGTCTACCATAGAGATTTAAAGCCGAAAAATATCTTGGCAAATGCAAATTGCAAGCTCAAGATCTGTGATTTTGGATTGGCCAGAGTTGCATTCAACGATACACCTACCACAATATTTTGGACG GATTATGTAGCTACTAGATGGTATAGAGCTCCAGAGTTATGCGGTTCATTTTACTCCAAG TATACCCCTGCAATTGATATATGGAGCATAGGCTGTATCTTTGCTGAGGTTCTCACGGGGAAGCCACTCTTTCCTGGAAAAAATGTAGTTCACCAACTGGATTTAATGACTGATCTGCTTGGAACGCCTTCAATGGATACAATTTCTCGT GTGCGTAATGACAAGGCTAGGAGATACCTAACTAGCATGAGAAAGAAGCAGCCTGTTTCTTTTGCTCAGAAATTTCCAAATGCTGATCCTTTGTCCCTTAAACTTCTTGAAAGGTTACTTGCTTTTGACCCCAAGGACCGACCCACTGCTGAAGAG GCACTAGCTGATCCTTATTTTAAGGGTCTGGCTAAATCTGAAAGGGAACCATCATGcaagtcaatttcaaagatggAGTTTGAATTTGAGAGGCGAAGAGTGACGAAGGAGGACCTCAGGGAATTAATATTCCGGGAGATACTAGAGTATCATCCTCAGCTGAGGAAGGATTACTTGAATGGTGTAGAAAGGACTAATTTTCTGTATCCGAG TGCTGTTGATCAATTCAGGAAACAGTTCGCTCACCTGGAAGAGAACGGTGCTAATGGCGTTCCAGTGGTTCCGATGGACAGGAAGCATGTCTCTCTTCCAAG GTCTACAGTTGTACATTCAAATCCAAACCCTTTGAAGGAACAGCCTATTGCTGCCAATATGAGAGACCGACAAAATGGTGAAGAGTCTTGCAGTAGAAACTGCAGAGATTCTGAAGGCCTTGCAAGTAGTCTAACAAGAACCCTACAGGCTCAGCCAAGAAATGCTCTAG CCAAACCAGGAAAGGTTGTTGGTCCAGGTTTGGCTTATGATTCGggaaatagagaaaaatatgaTCCTAGGCCTCAAGTCAGGAATGCAGTAGGCCCCCCTCAGATTATGTCTTCAGTGTACAACTACGACAGAAGTGGGGTGGTGAAGCAAGAAAGGTCTGTTGAAACAGAGAGGGGTTCAAAGCCAATGGCACCATGTGGAATGGCTGCTAAGTTATCCCCAGATATTGCTATAAATATTGATAGCAACCCATTCTATATGATGCGAGCTGGAGTTACAAAACCAGATCGTGTTGATGACCGAATCACCATAGACACAAACTTATTGCAGGCAAAATCTCAATATGGTGGAATTGGAGTTGCGGCTGCAGCAGCTACTACTGGTGCA
- the LOC125875814 gene encoding mitogen-activated protein kinase 20-like isoform X1: MQPDHRKKSSAEMDFFSEYGDANRYKIQEVIGKGSYGVVCSAIDTHTGEKVAIKKIHDIFEHISDAARILREIKLLRLLRHPDIVEIKHIMLPPSRRDFKDIYVVFELMESDLHQVIKANDDLTREHYQFFLYQLLRALKYIHTANVYHRDLKPKNILANANCKLKICDFGLARVAFNDTPTTIFWTDYVATRWYRAPELCGSFYSKYTPAIDIWSIGCIFAEVLTGKPLFPGKNVVHQLDLMTDLLGTPSMDTISRVRNDKARRYLTSMRKKQPVSFAQKFPNADPLSLKLLERLLAFDPKDRPTAEEALADPYFKGLAKSEREPSCKSISKMEFEFERRRVTKEDLRELIFREILEYHPQLRKDYLNGVERTNFLYPSAVDQFRKQFAHLEENGANGVPVVPMDRKHVSLPRSTVVHSNPNPLKEQPIAANMRDRQNGEESCSRNCRDSEGLASSLTRTLQAQPRNALAAKPGKVVGPGLAYDSGNREKYDPRPQVRNAVGPPQIMSSVYNYDRSGVVKQERSVETERGSKPMAPCGMAAKLSPDIAINIDSNPFYMMRAGVTKPDRVDDRITIDTNLLQAKSQYGGIGVAAAAATTGAAHRKVGTVQYGMSRMY; the protein is encoded by the exons ATGCAGCCTGATCACCGAAAGAAA AGTTCAGCAGAGATGGACTTCTTCTCTGAATATGGTGATGCAAATAGATACAAAATTCAGGAAGTCATAGGGAAAGGAAGCTATGGTGTCGTTTGCTCAGCCATTGACACACACACTGGTGAAAAAGTggcaattaaaaaaattcatgacaTCTTTGAACATATATCTGATGCGGCACGGATCCTCCGGGAGATAAAGCTTTTGCGACTTCTGCGCCATCCCGATATAGTTGAAATCAAGCATATTATGTTGCCACCTTCGAGGAGGgattttaaagatatttatgttgtttttgAGCTCATGGAGTCAGATCTACACCAAGTCATCAAGGCTAATGATGACTTGACTCGGGAACATTATCAGTTTTTCCTTTATCAGTTGCTTCGTGCCTTAAAATATATACACACAG CTAATGTCTACCATAGAGATTTAAAGCCGAAAAATATCTTGGCAAATGCAAATTGCAAGCTCAAGATCTGTGATTTTGGATTGGCCAGAGTTGCATTCAACGATACACCTACCACAATATTTTGGACG GATTATGTAGCTACTAGATGGTATAGAGCTCCAGAGTTATGCGGTTCATTTTACTCCAAG TATACCCCTGCAATTGATATATGGAGCATAGGCTGTATCTTTGCTGAGGTTCTCACGGGGAAGCCACTCTTTCCTGGAAAAAATGTAGTTCACCAACTGGATTTAATGACTGATCTGCTTGGAACGCCTTCAATGGATACAATTTCTCGT GTGCGTAATGACAAGGCTAGGAGATACCTAACTAGCATGAGAAAGAAGCAGCCTGTTTCTTTTGCTCAGAAATTTCCAAATGCTGATCCTTTGTCCCTTAAACTTCTTGAAAGGTTACTTGCTTTTGACCCCAAGGACCGACCCACTGCTGAAGAG GCACTAGCTGATCCTTATTTTAAGGGTCTGGCTAAATCTGAAAGGGAACCATCATGcaagtcaatttcaaagatggAGTTTGAATTTGAGAGGCGAAGAGTGACGAAGGAGGACCTCAGGGAATTAATATTCCGGGAGATACTAGAGTATCATCCTCAGCTGAGGAAGGATTACTTGAATGGTGTAGAAAGGACTAATTTTCTGTATCCGAG TGCTGTTGATCAATTCAGGAAACAGTTCGCTCACCTGGAAGAGAACGGTGCTAATGGCGTTCCAGTGGTTCCGATGGACAGGAAGCATGTCTCTCTTCCAAG GTCTACAGTTGTACATTCAAATCCAAACCCTTTGAAGGAACAGCCTATTGCTGCCAATATGAGAGACCGACAAAATGGTGAAGAGTCTTGCAGTAGAAACTGCAGAGATTCTGAAGGCCTTGCAAGTAGTCTAACAAGAACCCTACAGGCTCAGCCAAGAAATGCTCTAG CAGCCAAACCAGGAAAGGTTGTTGGTCCAGGTTTGGCTTATGATTCGggaaatagagaaaaatatgaTCCTAGGCCTCAAGTCAGGAATGCAGTAGGCCCCCCTCAGATTATGTCTTCAGTGTACAACTACGACAGAAGTGGGGTGGTGAAGCAAGAAAGGTCTGTTGAAACAGAGAGGGGTTCAAAGCCAATGGCACCATGTGGAATGGCTGCTAAGTTATCCCCAGATATTGCTATAAATATTGATAGCAACCCATTCTATATGATGCGAGCTGGAGTTACAAAACCAGATCGTGTTGATGACCGAATCACCATAGACACAAACTTATTGCAGGCAAAATCTCAATATGGTGGAATTGGAGTTGCGGCTGCAGCAGCTACTACTGGTGCA